The following proteins come from a genomic window of Vanessa tameamea isolate UH-Manoa-2023 chromosome 6, ilVanTame1 primary haplotype, whole genome shotgun sequence:
- the Cnk gene encoding proteoglycan 4 isoform X1 translates to MGTLNIAEWSPDQVAEWMSGLGPKVAQYVPELHKKGLNGEKLLTLRCDDLEYLGIHIIGHQELLLEAVEHLRNFHYEISRECVQQLALRVSSAAASLARALRHHVDARLETHSLADVARTVHAVKPLVCWLDRWPLGSGSPLAERKAALLKLSLEAATCAQRDRFAEQPARAVAAAAAAVAAVADYIIQDVSDPTILQPAWLGAVSLRQGERALGFEVVPSFCGHHQLAHIRFASPAHASGLVHEADEIVQVGGKCVIGWSGEAVERLCAHTARSGLDLQLRLRRRGARALPALPTPPLRAPRPRARPRLPPLHAHLRLHRYELEFPRAERAPPPPPAPAPRSPSSSDSELSPPASPTHPDANRLYPPKPAARRARRHSVCGAEQPPRPPPALERFWRELQQQRWAHGGSPEPDDSTLYRRDKAVSCSTGLQLSPRPRTCLGVPRPLPAPLPAPLAAPLPAPSPTPPPAPGRGKLDKSHSTPAYDFEPSSELGPLAAQTIPESPTTPTAEGPTLPRLEKAGQILDFKKSSSQIEEAIQQRNRRANVDDERTDAFTDEDIRPIDEDSKLEIVETVNVVLSDRVEASERTVSREFRRIEKKETRASTKVSADDTSSDDQIPIPVKYPKPRITERYRPTEFPPEPPPRPSHTQRAPREPPPPPRDAPPREPREPREAPRSLAQPSQSLQSLRPISKRDIQLVVSERRAMPALNGAADALAADGAAAPAPPAPLASPSTTPSPAPPAARGIFPTSKSRSLKKKNSILAKRRSVSARSLSARGAAGRVWQRVRARAGPQPRWAARHLLLAHNLLYAYRSPECSRADCMIYLEGFTVCAAGEVKSRAHAFKVYHTGVAFYFACDTRDAMLAWIQLIHRATLLPSLLTSAMELSKQFSETDYSETESDNETSERRNEREREREKEREREKEKSKFGSLKKLTHRAGRSESQENVNQAAATSLDRKYLRFFSRARPKDDSKTAKGKQSGVPVPTEHYRSYRRVTPDASPAPPAPAAPAAPAAAAPRAPPAPNKLPKPINYIHASNPNLLDFEKSDFVTKPTIQVPKSKVHKPDNFVGFVTLEEFMLKKQEEERRQAHSERAPPGAAGAAGGAGGAGGARELQRRLDRIVPDVIYGELSQRHDDGYEPVGPRAPRRVSADAHCGPAADVSTRTAGRRTRSPVRSLRARVCVLQARADCPQTPPTPAATESSGGVSRLRLMFGARRDLQRQESNRSEQYPHLQCPPTFQPETYSLSRPPRDAAPPATRARD, encoded by the exons ATGGGAACTTTAAATATTGCTGAATGGTCCCCGGACCAAGTCGCAGAATGGATGTCAG GATTGGGACCCAAAGTGGCGCAGTATGTGCCAGAGCTACACAAGAAAGGATTAAATGGCGAGAAATTGCTGACTCTTCGATGTGATGACTTGGAATATCTCGGTATTCACATAATAGGCCACCAAGAATTGTTGTTAGAGGCAGTAGAACATTTACGAAacttt CACTATGAGATTTCAAGAGAATGTGTGCAACAGTTAGCTCTACGAGTGTCATCTGCAGCAGCCTCTCTAGCTCGAGCGTTACGTCATCATGTTGACGCTCGCTTAGAGACTCACTCTTTGGCTGATGTTGCAAGGACTGTGCATGCTGTTAAGCCTCTCGTTTGTTGGTTAGATAG gTGGCCGCTGGGCTCGGGGTCACCGCTTGCAGAACGTAAGGCGGCCCTGTTGAAGCTATCGTTGGAAGCGGCCACTTGTGCCCAGAGAGACAGGTTTGCCGAGCAACCTGCCCGAGCGGTGGCCGCGGCCGCAGCGGCAGTCGCTGCCGTCGCGGATTATATCATTCAG GACGTGTCGGACCCCACCATCCTGCAGCCGGCGTGGCTGGGCGCCGTGTCGCTGCGCCAGGGCGAGCGCGCGCTGGGCTTCGAGGTGGTGCCGTCGTTCTGCGGACACCACCAGCTCGCGCACATCCGGTTCGCCTCGCCTGCGCACGCCTCGGGCCTCGTGCACGAGGCCGACGAAATCGTGCAG GTGGGCGGGAAGTGCGTGATCGGGTGGAGCGGCGAGGCGGTGGAGCGGCTGTGCGCGCACACGGCGCGCAGCGGGCTCGACCTGCAGCTGCGACTGCGTCGCCGGGGGGCCCGCGCGCTCCCCGCGCTGCCAACCCCCCCGCTGCGGGCGCCGCGGCCCCGCGCGAGGCCACGTCTGCCGCCCCTGCACGCACATCTCAGATTGCACAG GTACGAGCTGGAGTTCCCCCGCGCCgagcgcgcgccgccgcccccgcccgcgcccgcgccgcgctcCCCCTCGTCGTCCGACAGCGAGCTGTCGCCGCCCGCCTCGCCCACGCACCCCGACGCCAACAG GCTGTACCCGCCCAAgccggcggcgcggcgcgcgcggcgacACTCCGTGTGCGGTGCCGAGcagccgccgcgcccgccgcccgcgctCGAGCGG TTCTGGCGGGAGCTGCAGCAGCAGCGCTGGGCGCACGGCGGCAGCCCCGAGCCCGACGACTCCACCCTCTACCGCCGCGACAAG GCGGTGTCGTGCAGCACGGGCCTCCAGCTGTCGCCTCGGCCGCGGACCTGTCTGGGCGTCCCGCGCCCGTTGCCCGCTCCGCTGCCCGCCCCGCTCGCCGCTCCGCTCCCCGCCCCGTCGCCCACTCCTCCCCCCGCGCCCGGTCGCGGGAAACTCGACAAGAGTCACTCGACGCCGGCGTACGACTTCGAGCCGTCGTCGGAGCTCGGCCCGCTGGCGGCGCAGACCATCCCGGAGTCCCCGACCACGCCCACCGCGGAGGGGCCGACGCTACCTCGTCTGGAGAAGGCGGGACAGATTCTCGACTTCAAGAAGTCGAGCTCGCAGATCGAGGAGGCGATTCAGCAGAGAAATCGACGAGCTAACGTCGACGACGAGAGAACGGACGCTTTCACCGACGAGGATATTCGACCGATCGACGAGGACTCCAAGTTGGAAATCGTCGAGACCGTGAACGTGGTGCTCAGCGACCGAGTCGAAGCGAGCGAGAGGACGGTGTCGAGGGAATTCAGGAGGATCGAAAAAAAGGAGACGAGGGCATCGACGAAGGTTTCGGCGGACGACACGAGTAGCGACGATCAAATACCGATTCCTGTCaa ATACCCCAAGCCACGAATAACCGAACGATACAGACCGACCGAGTTTCCCCCCGAGCCTCCCCCGCGTCCCTCGCACACGCAACGGGCGCCGCGCGAGCCCCCGCCGCCCCCGCGGGACGCGCCGCCCAGGGAGCCCCGCGAGCCCCGCGAGGCGCCGCGCTCGCTCGCGCAGCCGTCGCAGTCGCTGCAGTCGCTGCGGCCCATCAGCAAGCGCGACATCCAGCTGGTGGTGTCGGAGCGGCGCGCCATGCCGGCGCTCAACGGCGCGGCCGACGCGCTGGCGGCCGACGGCGCCGCggcccccgcgccgcccgcgcccctcGCGTCCCCGAGCACGACGCcgtcgcccgcgccgcccgccgcgcgcggCATCTTCCCCACATCCAAGTCGCGCAGTCTCAAGAAGAAGAACTCCATCCTGGCCA AGCGGCGCAGCGTGTCGGCGCGCTCGCTgtcggcgcgcggcgcggcggggCGCGTGTGGCAGCGCGTGCGCGCGCGCGCCGGCCCGCAGCCGCGCTGGGCCGCGCGACACCTGCTGCTGGCGCACAACCTGCTCTACGCCTACCGCTCGCCCGAG TGCTCGCGCGCCGACTGCATGATCTACCTGGAGGGGTTCACGGTGTGCGCGGCGGGCGAGGTGAAGTCCCGCGCGCACGCCTTCAAGGTGTACCACACGGGCGTCGCCTTCTACTTCGCGTGCGATACGCGCGACGCCATGCTGGCTTGGATACAGCTCATCCACCGCGCCACGCTGCTGCCGTCGCTGCTGACGTCCGCG ATGGAGCTGTCGAAGCAGTTCTCGGAGACCGATTACTCGGAGACGGAGTCGGACAACGAAACCTCCGAGAGGCGAAACGAACGCGAGAGGGAGAGGGAGAAGGAGAGGGAGAGGGAGAAGGAGAAGTCGAAATTCGGTTCCCTGAAGAAGTTGACGCATCGCGCCGGACGGAGCGAGTCGCAGGAGAACGTGAACCAGGCGGCAGCCACCAGCCTCGACAGGAAGTACCTGAGGTTCTTCTCGAGAGCCAGGCCCAAAGATGACTCTAAAACTGCGAAG GGCAAGCAGTCGGGCGTGCCGGTCCCCACGGAGCACTACCGCAGCTACCGGCGCGTGACGCCCGACGCGTcccccgcgccccccgcgcccgccgcgcccgccgcgcccgccgccgccgcgccccgcgcgccccccgcgcccaaCAAGCTGCCCAAGCCCATCAACTACATACACGCCTCCAACCCGAACTTGCTGGACTTCGAGAAGAGCGACTTCGTGACTAAGCCGACCATACAG GTGCCGAAGTCGAAAGTTCACAAGCCGGACAACTTCGTCGGCTTCGTGACGCTGGAGGAGTTCATGCTGAAGAAGCAGGAGGAGGAGCGGAGACAGGCGCACAGCGAGCGCGCCCCACCGGGGGCCGCGGGGgccgcggggggcgcgggcggcgcggggggcgcgcgCGAACTGCAGCGCCGCCTCGACCGCATCGTGCCCGACGTCATCTACGGCGAGCTGTCGCAGCGACACGATGACGG GTACGAGCCCGTGgggccgcgcgcgccgcgccgcgtgAGCGCCGACGCGCACTGCGGGCCCGCCGCCGACGTGAGTACGCGCACTGCGGGCCGCCGGACTCGTTCCCCAGTCCGTTCGCTCAGGGCTCGCGTTTGTGTGTTGCAGGCTCGCGCCGACTGCCCGCAGACGCCGCCGACGCCGGCCGCCACCGAGAG CTCGGGCGGGGTGTCGCGCCTGCGGCTCATGTTCGGTGCGCGACGGGACCTGCAGCGACAG GAGAGCAACCGCTCCGAGCAGTACCCGCACCTGCAGTGCCCGCCCACCTTCCAGCCGGAGACGTACTCGCTGTCCCGCCCCCCGCGCGACGCCGCTCCGCCCGCCACGCGCGCGCGCGACTGA
- the Cnk gene encoding proteoglycan 4 isoform X2 yields MGTLNIAEWSPDQVAEWMSGLGPKVAQYVPELHKKGLNGEKLLTLRCDDLEYLGIHIIGHQELLLEAVEHLRNFHYEISRECVQQLALRVSSAAASLARALRHHVDARLETHSLADVARTVHAVKPLVCWLDRWPLGSGSPLAERKAALLKLSLEAATCAQRDRFAEQPARAVAAAAAAVAAVADYIIQDVSDPTILQPAWLGAVSLRQGERALGFEVVPSFCGHHQLAHIRFASPAHASGLVHEADEIVQVGGKCVIGWSGEAVERLCAHTARSGLDLQLRLRRRGARALPALPTPPLRAPRPRARPRLPPLHAHLRLHRYELEFPRAERAPPPPPAPAPRSPSSSDSELSPPASPTHPDANRLYPPKPAARRARRHSVCGAEQPPRPPPALERFWRELQQQRWAHGGSPEPDDSTLYRRDKAVSCSTGLQLSPRPRTCLGVPRPLPAPLPAPLAAPLPAPSPTPPPAPGRGKLDKSHSTPAYDFEPSSELGPLAAQTIPESPTTPTAEGPTLPRLEKAGQILDFKKSSSQIEEAIQQRNRRANVDDERTDAFTDEDIRPIDEDSKLEIVETVNVVLSDRVEASERTVSREFRRIEKKETRASTKVSADDTSSDDQIPIPVKYPKPRITERYRPTEFPPEPPPRPSHTQRAPREPPPPPRDAPPREPREPREAPRSLAQPSQSLQSLRPISKRDIQLVVSERRAMPALNGAADALAADGAAAPAPPAPLASPSTTPSPAPPAARGIFPTSKSRSLKKKNSILAKRRSVSARSLSARGAAGRVWQRVRARAGPQPRWAARHLLLAHNLLYAYRSPECSRADCMIYLEGFTVCAAGEVKSRAHAFKVYHTGVAFYFACDTRDAMLAWIQLIHRATLLPSLLTSAMELSKQFSETDYSETESDNETSERRNEREREREKEREREKEKSKFGSLKKLTHRAGRSESQENVNQAAATSLDRKYLRFFSRARPKDDSKTAKGKQSGVPVPTEHYRSYRRVTPDASPAPPAPAAPAAPAAAAPRAPPAPNKLPKPINYIHASNPNLLDFEKSDFVTKPTIQVPKSKVHKPDNFVGFVTLEEFMLKKQEEERRQAHSERAPPGAAGAAGGAGGAGGARELQRRLDRIVPDVIYGELSQRHDDGYEPVGPRAPRRVSADAHCGPAADARADCPQTPPTPAATESSGGVSRLRLMFGARRDLQRQESNRSEQYPHLQCPPTFQPETYSLSRPPRDAAPPATRARD; encoded by the exons ATGGGAACTTTAAATATTGCTGAATGGTCCCCGGACCAAGTCGCAGAATGGATGTCAG GATTGGGACCCAAAGTGGCGCAGTATGTGCCAGAGCTACACAAGAAAGGATTAAATGGCGAGAAATTGCTGACTCTTCGATGTGATGACTTGGAATATCTCGGTATTCACATAATAGGCCACCAAGAATTGTTGTTAGAGGCAGTAGAACATTTACGAAacttt CACTATGAGATTTCAAGAGAATGTGTGCAACAGTTAGCTCTACGAGTGTCATCTGCAGCAGCCTCTCTAGCTCGAGCGTTACGTCATCATGTTGACGCTCGCTTAGAGACTCACTCTTTGGCTGATGTTGCAAGGACTGTGCATGCTGTTAAGCCTCTCGTTTGTTGGTTAGATAG gTGGCCGCTGGGCTCGGGGTCACCGCTTGCAGAACGTAAGGCGGCCCTGTTGAAGCTATCGTTGGAAGCGGCCACTTGTGCCCAGAGAGACAGGTTTGCCGAGCAACCTGCCCGAGCGGTGGCCGCGGCCGCAGCGGCAGTCGCTGCCGTCGCGGATTATATCATTCAG GACGTGTCGGACCCCACCATCCTGCAGCCGGCGTGGCTGGGCGCCGTGTCGCTGCGCCAGGGCGAGCGCGCGCTGGGCTTCGAGGTGGTGCCGTCGTTCTGCGGACACCACCAGCTCGCGCACATCCGGTTCGCCTCGCCTGCGCACGCCTCGGGCCTCGTGCACGAGGCCGACGAAATCGTGCAG GTGGGCGGGAAGTGCGTGATCGGGTGGAGCGGCGAGGCGGTGGAGCGGCTGTGCGCGCACACGGCGCGCAGCGGGCTCGACCTGCAGCTGCGACTGCGTCGCCGGGGGGCCCGCGCGCTCCCCGCGCTGCCAACCCCCCCGCTGCGGGCGCCGCGGCCCCGCGCGAGGCCACGTCTGCCGCCCCTGCACGCACATCTCAGATTGCACAG GTACGAGCTGGAGTTCCCCCGCGCCgagcgcgcgccgccgcccccgcccgcgcccgcgccgcgctcCCCCTCGTCGTCCGACAGCGAGCTGTCGCCGCCCGCCTCGCCCACGCACCCCGACGCCAACAG GCTGTACCCGCCCAAgccggcggcgcggcgcgcgcggcgacACTCCGTGTGCGGTGCCGAGcagccgccgcgcccgccgcccgcgctCGAGCGG TTCTGGCGGGAGCTGCAGCAGCAGCGCTGGGCGCACGGCGGCAGCCCCGAGCCCGACGACTCCACCCTCTACCGCCGCGACAAG GCGGTGTCGTGCAGCACGGGCCTCCAGCTGTCGCCTCGGCCGCGGACCTGTCTGGGCGTCCCGCGCCCGTTGCCCGCTCCGCTGCCCGCCCCGCTCGCCGCTCCGCTCCCCGCCCCGTCGCCCACTCCTCCCCCCGCGCCCGGTCGCGGGAAACTCGACAAGAGTCACTCGACGCCGGCGTACGACTTCGAGCCGTCGTCGGAGCTCGGCCCGCTGGCGGCGCAGACCATCCCGGAGTCCCCGACCACGCCCACCGCGGAGGGGCCGACGCTACCTCGTCTGGAGAAGGCGGGACAGATTCTCGACTTCAAGAAGTCGAGCTCGCAGATCGAGGAGGCGATTCAGCAGAGAAATCGACGAGCTAACGTCGACGACGAGAGAACGGACGCTTTCACCGACGAGGATATTCGACCGATCGACGAGGACTCCAAGTTGGAAATCGTCGAGACCGTGAACGTGGTGCTCAGCGACCGAGTCGAAGCGAGCGAGAGGACGGTGTCGAGGGAATTCAGGAGGATCGAAAAAAAGGAGACGAGGGCATCGACGAAGGTTTCGGCGGACGACACGAGTAGCGACGATCAAATACCGATTCCTGTCaa ATACCCCAAGCCACGAATAACCGAACGATACAGACCGACCGAGTTTCCCCCCGAGCCTCCCCCGCGTCCCTCGCACACGCAACGGGCGCCGCGCGAGCCCCCGCCGCCCCCGCGGGACGCGCCGCCCAGGGAGCCCCGCGAGCCCCGCGAGGCGCCGCGCTCGCTCGCGCAGCCGTCGCAGTCGCTGCAGTCGCTGCGGCCCATCAGCAAGCGCGACATCCAGCTGGTGGTGTCGGAGCGGCGCGCCATGCCGGCGCTCAACGGCGCGGCCGACGCGCTGGCGGCCGACGGCGCCGCggcccccgcgccgcccgcgcccctcGCGTCCCCGAGCACGACGCcgtcgcccgcgccgcccgccgcgcgcggCATCTTCCCCACATCCAAGTCGCGCAGTCTCAAGAAGAAGAACTCCATCCTGGCCA AGCGGCGCAGCGTGTCGGCGCGCTCGCTgtcggcgcgcggcgcggcggggCGCGTGTGGCAGCGCGTGCGCGCGCGCGCCGGCCCGCAGCCGCGCTGGGCCGCGCGACACCTGCTGCTGGCGCACAACCTGCTCTACGCCTACCGCTCGCCCGAG TGCTCGCGCGCCGACTGCATGATCTACCTGGAGGGGTTCACGGTGTGCGCGGCGGGCGAGGTGAAGTCCCGCGCGCACGCCTTCAAGGTGTACCACACGGGCGTCGCCTTCTACTTCGCGTGCGATACGCGCGACGCCATGCTGGCTTGGATACAGCTCATCCACCGCGCCACGCTGCTGCCGTCGCTGCTGACGTCCGCG ATGGAGCTGTCGAAGCAGTTCTCGGAGACCGATTACTCGGAGACGGAGTCGGACAACGAAACCTCCGAGAGGCGAAACGAACGCGAGAGGGAGAGGGAGAAGGAGAGGGAGAGGGAGAAGGAGAAGTCGAAATTCGGTTCCCTGAAGAAGTTGACGCATCGCGCCGGACGGAGCGAGTCGCAGGAGAACGTGAACCAGGCGGCAGCCACCAGCCTCGACAGGAAGTACCTGAGGTTCTTCTCGAGAGCCAGGCCCAAAGATGACTCTAAAACTGCGAAG GGCAAGCAGTCGGGCGTGCCGGTCCCCACGGAGCACTACCGCAGCTACCGGCGCGTGACGCCCGACGCGTcccccgcgccccccgcgcccgccgcgcccgccgcgcccgccgccgccgcgccccgcgcgccccccgcgcccaaCAAGCTGCCCAAGCCCATCAACTACATACACGCCTCCAACCCGAACTTGCTGGACTTCGAGAAGAGCGACTTCGTGACTAAGCCGACCATACAG GTGCCGAAGTCGAAAGTTCACAAGCCGGACAACTTCGTCGGCTTCGTGACGCTGGAGGAGTTCATGCTGAAGAAGCAGGAGGAGGAGCGGAGACAGGCGCACAGCGAGCGCGCCCCACCGGGGGCCGCGGGGgccgcggggggcgcgggcggcgcggggggcgcgcgCGAACTGCAGCGCCGCCTCGACCGCATCGTGCCCGACGTCATCTACGGCGAGCTGTCGCAGCGACACGATGACGG GTACGAGCCCGTGgggccgcgcgcgccgcgccgcgtgAGCGCCGACGCGCACTGCGGGCCCGCCGCCGAC GCTCGCGCCGACTGCCCGCAGACGCCGCCGACGCCGGCCGCCACCGAGAG CTCGGGCGGGGTGTCGCGCCTGCGGCTCATGTTCGGTGCGCGACGGGACCTGCAGCGACAG GAGAGCAACCGCTCCGAGCAGTACCCGCACCTGCAGTGCCCGCCCACCTTCCAGCCGGAGACGTACTCGCTGTCCCGCCCCCCGCGCGACGCCGCTCCGCCCGCCACGCGCGCGCGCGACTGA